Proteins encoded within one genomic window of Ctenopharyngodon idella isolate HZGC_01 chromosome 6, HZGC01, whole genome shotgun sequence:
- the pgm1 gene encoding LOW QUALITY PROTEIN: phosphoglucomutase-1 (The sequence of the model RefSeq protein was modified relative to this genomic sequence to represent the inferred CDS: deleted 2 bases in 2 codons), whose protein sequence is MGIGRLVIGQNGIMSTPAVSCVIRKIKAVGGIILTASHNPGGPNGDFGIKFNISSGGPAPEGITDKIFQISKSLQEYYICPELKVDLSKIGKQTFEVDTFKPFTVEIVDSVESYAEMLRDIFDFAALKELLSGPNHINVRLDAMHGVVGPYVKKIVCEELGSPANSAVNCVPSEDFGGHHPDPNLTYAAELVEAMKGGEYDFGAAFDGDGDRNMVLGKHGFFVNPSDSVAVIGANITSIPYFQKTGVKGLARSMPTSGALDKVAKALKMPLYESPTGWKYFGNLMDAGKLSLCGEESFGTGSDHIREKDGLWAVLSWLSILASRKQSVEDIMKDHWQKFGRNFFTRYDYEEVDSDAANKMIDHLQTTMFNKAFVGQKFSSGDKTYKVEKADNFEYTDPVDGTVSKGQGLRIIFTDGSRIIFRLSGTGSAGATIRLYIDSYENESQKIYEDPQVMLAPLVDIALRISQLQEKTGRTAPTVIT, encoded by the exons atgggg ATTGGCAGACTGGTCATTGGTCAGAATGGGATTATGTCAACACCTGCTGTTTCCTGTGTGATTCGTAAAATCAAAGCCGTCGGTGGGATCATCCTGACAGCCAGTCACAACCCTGGCGGCCCCAATGGAGACTTCGGCATAAAGTTCAACATATCTAGTGGAG GTCCTGCGCCAGAGGGCATCACAGACAAAATCTTTCAGATCAGCAAGAGCCTCCAGGAATATTACATCTGCCCTGAGCTCAAGGTGGACCTCTCCAAAATCGGAAAGCAAACCTTCGAGGTTGACACGTTCAAGCCCTTTACTG TGGAAATTGTGGACTCAGTGGAATCCTATGCAGAGATGCTAAGAGATATCTTTGATTTTGCTGCTCTCAAGGAATTACTCTCAGGACCCAACCACATCAACGTACGGCTCGATGCAATGCATGGAG TGGTGGGTCCTTATGTAAAGAAGATAGTGTGTGAAGAGCTTGGTTCCCCAGCTAACTCTGCTGTTAACTGTGTCCCTTCTGAGGACTTTGGGGGACACCATCCTGACCCTAATTTAACATATGCTGCTGAGCTGGTCGAAGCTATGAAGGGAGGTGAATATGACTTCGGAGCAGCGTTTGATGGTGATGGT GATCGTAACATGGTTCTGGGTAAGCATGGATTCTTTGTAAACCCCTCAGACTCTGTGGCAGTCATCGGTGCCAATATTACATCCATCCCTTATTTCCAGAAGACGGGCGTGAAGGGTCTGGCTCGCAGTATGCCCACCAGTGGGGCTTTAGACAA AGTGGCCAAAGCTTTGAAGATGCCACTTTATGAGAGCCCCACAGGCTGGAAATATTTTGGAAACTTGATGGATGCTGGCAAGTTATCCCTCTGTGGTGAAGAAAGCTTTGGTACTG GTTCTGATCATATCCGGGAGAAAGATGGTCTGTGGGCAGTGCTCTCATGGCTCTCAATCCTGGCTAGC CGCAAACAGAGTGTAGAGGATATCATGAAAGACCACTGGCAGAAGTTTGGACGCAACTTCTTCACAAG GTATGACTATGAAGAGGTGGACTCTGATGCTGCGAATAAGATGATTGATCACTTGCAGACAACAATGTTCAATAAAGCCTTTGTAGGGCAGAAGTTCTCCTCAGGGGATAAAACATAT AAGGTGGAGAAGGCTGATAACTTTGAGTACACAGACCCTGTTGATGGCACTGTTTCAAAAGGACAG GGTTTGAGGATCATCTTCACTGATGGTTCGCGTATCATCTTCCGTCTCAGCGGGACAGGCAGTGCCGGGGCAACCATCAGGCTTTACATTGACAGCTATGAGAATGAATCCCAGAAAATCTATGAGGACCCACAG GTCATGCTGGCTCCTCTGGTGGACATTGCCTTGAGGATCTCTCAGCTTCAGGAAAAGACGGGCCGCACTGCTCCCACTGTGATCACATAA